From one Luteipulveratus mongoliensis genomic stretch:
- a CDS encoding ribbon-helix-helix domain-containing protein, with the protein MGLTSDDKAQFNVYLPRDLITRIKHLAIDEGQSLSALVEQALSEYADTKEHQ; encoded by the coding sequence ATGGGACTGACCAGCGACGACAAGGCGCAGTTCAACGTGTACCTCCCCCGAGACCTGATCACGCGGATCAAGCACCTCGCCATCGACGAGGGCCAGAGCCTGTCCGCTCTGGTCGAGCAGGCGCTGAGCGAGTACGCCGACACCAAGGAGCACCAATGA
- the pdxH gene encoding pyridoxamine 5'-phosphate oxidase, protein MTEVSARIDYDGDGIEESTLPPAPWSAITSWLADARQRQADCGDVPEPDALALATIDETGQPHVRTVLMRYLETDGPGFYTNLESRKGLDLQASSAVAASLTWQAMYRAIRFVGRAEPLPPEVVEPYFASRPWGSRISAWTSLQSQPVASRDELETTYATYAARWPDDGKPDDVPVPPFWGGYRIVCEEVELWGGRKNRLHDRLVYVRAAAGGLDAAASWRIERRQP, encoded by the coding sequence ATGACCGAGGTGAGCGCGCGGATCGACTACGACGGCGACGGGATCGAGGAGTCCACGCTGCCCCCGGCGCCATGGAGTGCGATCACCTCGTGGCTGGCCGATGCCCGTCAACGGCAGGCCGACTGCGGCGACGTGCCCGAGCCGGACGCACTGGCCCTGGCGACCATCGACGAGACCGGACAGCCGCACGTACGGACGGTCCTGATGCGTTATCTCGAGACCGATGGCCCGGGTTTCTACACCAACCTCGAGTCACGCAAAGGCCTTGACCTGCAAGCGAGCTCGGCTGTTGCAGCCTCCTTGACCTGGCAGGCGATGTACCGCGCGATCCGGTTCGTCGGCCGAGCCGAGCCGCTCCCGCCCGAGGTGGTGGAGCCCTACTTCGCCTCGCGGCCGTGGGGCTCACGCATCAGCGCCTGGACGTCGCTGCAGTCCCAGCCGGTCGCCAGCCGCGACGAGCTCGAGACGACCTATGCGACGTACGCCGCTCGCTGGCCGGACGACGGCAAGCCGGACGACGTACCGGTGCCGCCGTTCTGGGGTGGCTACCGCATCGTCTGCGAGGAGGTCGAGCTGTGGGGCGGCCGGAAGAACCGGCTGCACGACCGGCTGGTCTACGTCCGGGCCGCCGCGGGTGGGCTGGATGCCGCGGCGTCCTGGCGGATCGAGCGCCGCCAGCCGTAG
- a CDS encoding VOC family protein, whose product MSTLTVAAIRFTDGIPPMKGFLETLGLSTAIEGERGGWVDLRAGAGRVWLHSAADSDIGANQGQTGLSLESSDVAALTERLVAAGHQAAYVDESYGRSMTVVDPLGDTFLVNEHSDDTYGFVASTPAPDSRLIVSPVRFTDPQGPYAAFLLDLGLQLKGSADEWYAGYDSGDGLVGLHHDDGEAPIVPGPGAAVHLTFGTTEDLDALASRLREAGYGDAQVQRDEFVSYVEVTDPDGQPVQIHASKPVE is encoded by the coding sequence ATGAGCACGCTGACCGTGGCGGCGATCCGATTCACCGACGGCATCCCGCCGATGAAGGGATTCCTCGAGACGCTCGGCCTCTCCACCGCGATCGAGGGCGAGCGCGGTGGCTGGGTCGACCTCCGGGCCGGCGCCGGCCGGGTCTGGCTGCACTCGGCTGCCGACAGCGACATCGGCGCAAACCAAGGACAGACCGGTCTCAGCCTCGAGTCGTCCGACGTCGCCGCCTTGACCGAGCGGCTGGTCGCAGCGGGGCACCAGGCGGCGTACGTCGATGAGTCCTATGGCCGCTCGATGACGGTGGTCGACCCGCTCGGCGACACCTTCCTCGTCAACGAGCACTCCGATGACACCTACGGATTCGTCGCGTCCACACCGGCCCCCGATTCCCGCCTCATCGTCTCGCCGGTCCGCTTCACCGACCCGCAAGGTCCGTACGCCGCCTTCCTCCTCGACCTCGGTCTGCAGCTCAAGGGGTCGGCCGACGAGTGGTACGCCGGGTACGACTCCGGTGATGGCCTCGTCGGTCTGCACCATGACGACGGCGAGGCCCCGATCGTGCCCGGCCCGGGAGCGGCCGTACACCTCACGTTCGGCACCACGGAGGACCTGGATGCACTGGCGTCCCGGCTTCGTGAGGCTGGCTACGGCGACGCCCAGGTCCAGCGGGACGAGTTCGTCTCGTACGTCGAGGTCACTGACCCCGACGGCCAACCGGTCCAGATCCACGCATCGAAGCCGGTCGAGTAG